In Amphiura filiformis unplaced genomic scaffold, Afil_fr2py scaffold_51, whole genome shotgun sequence, the following proteins share a genomic window:
- the LOC140144364 gene encoding uncharacterized protein F54H12.2-like yields the protein MALLHEKSCQCTTNQLDLFTVLPTQTGILSGTWDEYHPISNLLDGSPIEFHIAGTAEEYVDLSQTKLHIKAKIVNGDGTNLPAQAEVAPSNLFLQSLFSQCEVSLNERLVSVASNNYPYRAYLETLLNYGREAKETQLTSSLFFKDKAGLMDETNPHADDGVVNTGLKKRCEYSARSRLIDMTGPLHSDIFMQEKLLLNGIDLKVKLTPSKAQFCLIGTNAAGDYKVSITHASLMVRRVKVSPSVSLAHARALEVGTAKYNLNRVEVKAFSIPTGTMSFSKDNLFLGQLPQRLVVGFVDNDAYNGVLTKNPYNFKNLSLNYMSLMLDGQTVPASRALTPKFTIAGGQGYIQAYQTLFQA from the coding sequence ATGGCTTTATTACACGAAAAATCATGTCAGTGTACCACTAATCAGTTAGATTTATTCACTGTGCTACCAACTCAAACAGGTATTTTGTCTGGGACATGGGATGAGTATCACCCCATATCTAATCTTCTTGATGGATCTCCAATAGAATTTCATATAGCTGGAACGGCGGAAGAATATGTAGATCTGTCACAAACTAAACTACATATAAAAGCAAAAATAGTCAATGGTGATGGGACCAATCTACCTGCTCAAGCTGAAGTAGCACCCTCCAATCTTTTCCTACAGTCTTTATTCAGTCAGTGTGAAGTGTCCCTGAATGAACGCTTGGTGTCTGTGGCTAGTAACAACTATCCTTACAGAGCTTATCTGGAAACATTACTCAACTATGGGAGGGAAGCCAAAGAAACGCAACTTACATCATCACTGTTCTTTAAAGATAAGGCAGGATTGATGGATGAAACTAATCCTCATGCTGATGATGGTGTGGTGAACACAGGGTTAAAGAAAAGATGCGAGTACTCTGCCCGTAGTCGTCTCATAGACATGACGGGTCCCTTACATTCCGACATTTTTATGCAGGAAAAACTTTTACTGAATGGTATTGATCTTAAAGTAAAACTCACACCATCTAAAGCTCAGTTTTGTCTTATAGGTACCAATGCAGCTGGTGACTACAAAGTTTCTATAACTCACGCATCCTTGATGGTGCGTAGAGTCAAGGTCAGTCCTAGCGTGTCCTTAGCGCATGCCCGAGCTTTGGAAGTGGGTACGGCCAAGTACAATCTTAATAGAGTTGAAGTCAAGGCTTTTTCAATCCCTACAGGGACTATGTCTTTTTCTAAAGATAATTTGTTCCTAGGACAATTACCACAACGTTTAGTAGTTGGATTTGTCGACAATGATGCTTACAAtggagttttgaccaaaaatcccTATAATTTCAAAAATTTGTCCTTAAACTACATGAGTTTGATGCTAGATGGACAGACTGTGCCAGCGAGCCGGGCTCTCACCCCTAAATTTACAATTGCAGGAGGACAGGGTTACATCCAGGCTTATCAGACTCTTTTTCAGGCCTAA